The following proteins are encoded in a genomic region of Limisphaerales bacterium:
- a CDS encoding carboxypeptidase regulatory-like domain-containing protein, with amino-acid sequence MNPIRFCFGIALLVAASIAVAQESPSGDTTLVELLKKIDTQAMPDSYVGKNHQKWVDTRMAKLTEAQRDLHGRLWEAKRRMNPNKNVGQSFIKILHYVNRGEKLGRILTGDGYGQPQYSRHFVQLKGIKPGAKTQIHGRVTNAKGRPMEGVMVTAYDKELEMSASVFTGVDGKFELNGLRKTTHQVRMRQPGKLDERVDDVEPGSGALAVTMEPAKGEKLQMQRTAASAMSLMKWDSLRDKENFKMMCTYCHQAGTVGFRTPEQPVDWETMVRRMDGFGGLYRHTQKTIVKQLLDTYTRAAESRWPEYVPPPPPTGFAAKVKISEWDIGIPLKANVHDLEPGPPGTMYAVDMGQGAIVELDIETGQRTVFRMPSGARAPHSIEPDNDGNYWVTLCASGHMGKFDPKTTDITIWSSAEAPAKNGSFPHTLRVNPKDPEGLIWYTDAGRNSVFYIHPKTGYVKEYHLLEKNQAVAAGKGESRGLTPYGLDFAPDGSIWYSKLNANRIGRIDPKAPDGDIKEWNPPFRGPRRHHVDQDGIVWVPGFGSGVLGRFDPKTEKWTTYALPDYDNQIPYALNIDSKGIVWICGTGNDTIGRFDPKTERLIEIPMPKQVTFTREIEFDEKGNVWTCSSNGPTRHTEGGRGSLIRIELPKGEPTADEGVKLERIVLPHHQVAFVRQVPWHKSPHGELLKKIDAMPSPKGIPVNKTLDKHFKKRMASFTEKQRNRFNTLRQGMDLVDPNMENRGLSYLKILEYIHQNEK; translated from the coding sequence ATGAATCCCATCAGATTTTGTTTTGGAATAGCCCTTCTTGTGGCGGCTTCTATCGCCGTCGCCCAAGAATCTCCTTCCGGCGACACCACGTTAGTTGAGCTTCTAAAGAAGATCGATACCCAGGCGATGCCGGATTCGTACGTCGGCAAGAATCATCAGAAGTGGGTCGATACTCGTATGGCGAAGCTGACAGAGGCGCAGAGGGATCTGCATGGACGGCTCTGGGAGGCGAAGCGCAGGATGAACCCGAACAAGAATGTGGGCCAGTCGTTCATTAAGATTCTCCACTACGTTAACCGGGGCGAAAAGCTGGGACGAATCCTCACCGGCGACGGCTACGGACAACCCCAATACAGCCGGCATTTTGTCCAGTTGAAGGGAATCAAGCCTGGCGCGAAGACACAAATCCATGGACGGGTGACGAACGCGAAGGGCAGACCGATGGAGGGCGTGATGGTGACGGCGTATGACAAGGAACTGGAGATGAGCGCCTCTGTGTTCACCGGAGTGGATGGCAAGTTTGAACTGAACGGGCTTCGCAAGACTACGCATCAAGTGCGCATGCGGCAGCCCGGGAAACTCGACGAGCGGGTGGATGACGTGGAACCGGGTAGCGGCGCGTTGGCGGTCACTATGGAGCCGGCCAAGGGCGAGAAATTGCAGATGCAGCGTACGGCGGCGTCGGCGATGAGTCTGATGAAATGGGACAGCCTGCGCGACAAAGAGAATTTCAAAATGATGTGCACCTACTGTCACCAGGCTGGCACGGTTGGTTTTCGCACACCCGAGCAGCCGGTGGATTGGGAGACGATGGTCAGGCGCATGGATGGTTTCGGCGGGCTGTATCGGCATACTCAGAAGACTATCGTCAAGCAGCTGCTGGACACCTACACGCGGGCTGCCGAGTCTCGTTGGCCAGAGTATGTCCCGCCACCGCCTCCGACCGGATTTGCCGCGAAGGTGAAGATCAGCGAATGGGACATCGGCATACCCTTGAAGGCTAATGTGCATGACCTCGAGCCTGGTCCGCCTGGAACCATGTACGCCGTAGACATGGGACAAGGAGCGATCGTTGAATTGGATATCGAAACCGGCCAACGGACGGTTTTTCGTATGCCGTCTGGAGCCCGTGCTCCACATTCGATCGAACCGGACAACGATGGTAATTATTGGGTGACGCTTTGTGCCTCCGGGCATATGGGCAAGTTCGATCCGAAGACCACGGACATCACGATCTGGTCCAGCGCGGAGGCTCCCGCCAAAAACGGATCGTTCCCGCACACATTGCGCGTAAACCCGAAAGATCCAGAAGGATTGATCTGGTATACGGACGCGGGGCGCAACTCAGTGTTCTACATTCATCCGAAGACGGGTTATGTGAAGGAGTATCATCTGCTTGAAAAGAATCAGGCGGTTGCTGCCGGTAAGGGCGAGTCGCGCGGATTGACCCCTTACGGTCTGGACTTCGCACCCGATGGCTCGATCTGGTATTCCAAGCTGAATGCCAATCGTATCGGGCGGATCGATCCCAAGGCCCCGGACGGGGACATCAAAGAATGGAATCCACCCTTTCGCGGACCGCGCAGGCATCACGTCGATCAAGACGGTATCGTGTGGGTGCCGGGCTTCGGCTCTGGTGTACTGGGCCGATTCGATCCGAAAACGGAGAAATGGACGACCTACGCCCTTCCAGATTACGACAATCAGATCCCCTACGCCCTTAACATCGACTCCAAAGGCATCGTCTGGATCTGCGGCACCGGCAACGACACGATCGGACGTTTCGATCCCAAGACCGAGCGGCTGATCGAGATCCCAATGCCGAAGCAGGTCACCTTTACCCGCGAGATTGAGTTTGACGAAAAGGGCAATGTTTGGACCTGCAGTTCCAATGGCCCCACACGGCACACTGAAGGCGGACGCGGATCCTTAATCAGGATTGAACTACCGAAAGGGGAACCAACGGCGGACGAGGGTGTGAAGCTGGAGCGAATCGTCCTGCCGCATCATCAGGTCGCCTTTGTCCGTCAGGTTCCCTGGCACAAATCACCGCACGGGGAGTTGCTCAAGAAAATCGATGCCATGCCATCACCGAAAGGTATCCCGGTCAACAAGACGCTCGACAAGCACTTCAAGAAGCGAATGGCGAGCTTCACCGAAAAGCAGCGGAACCGGTTTAACACCTTGCGCCAAGGTATGGATCTCGTTGATCCCAACATGGAAAACCGCGGCCTATCGTACCTCAAGATTCTCGAATACATCCATCAAAATGAGAAGTAG